A DNA window from Zingiber officinale cultivar Zhangliang chromosome 3A, Zo_v1.1, whole genome shotgun sequence contains the following coding sequences:
- the LOC122051722 gene encoding vesicle-associated protein 4-2-like, with product MPAMGLADGRAESSDGGKVWNLFRMPFWQAGASSSAAAVSHRHVSHNRAARAAEGSDTQYPTSRVGSGRGSVSSVAKSLLPARRRLHLDPSSKLYLPYEPGKQVRSAIRIKNTSKSIVAFKFQTTSPKSCFMRPPGAILSPGEKIIATVFKFVEHPENNAKAVDQKANFKFKIVSLKVKEQMEYVPELFDEQKDQVYVEQILRAEFLNPERSSTQLDKMKRLLAEADAAVEVRKKPPEDSGPKILGEGLVIDEWKERRERYLVRQQIELVDSL from the exons ATGCCGGCGATGGGATTAGCTGACGGGAGGGCCGAGTCGTCGGACGGTGGCAAGGTATGGAACCTCTTCCGGATGCCCTTCTGGCAGGCAGGCGCCTCCTCCTCCGCGGCGGCGGTGAGTCACCGCCACGTCAGCCACAACCGTGCCGCGCGTGCGGCGGAGGGATCCGACACGCAGTACCCGACCTCCCGCGTCGGAAGCGGCCGAGGATCGGTCTCATCGGTCGCCAAGTCGCTGCTGCCCGCCCGGCGTCGCCTCCATCTCGACCCCTCTAGCAAGCTTTACCTCCCTT ATGAACCCGGGAAGCAAGTCAGGAGTGCGATCAGGATTAAGAACACAAGCAAATCAATTGTAGCATTTAAG TTTCAAACCACATCCCCGAAGAGCTGCTTCATGCGCCCTCCTGGAGCAATACTTTCTCCAGGCGAAAAAATCATTGCAACTG TTTTCAAGTTTGTGGAGCATCCAGAGAACAATGCAAAAGCAGTAGATCAGAAAGCCAACTTTAAGTTTAAGATTGTAAGTTTGAAAGTCAAAGAACAAATGGAGTATGTGCCTGAATTG TTCGATGAGCAGAAAGATCAGGTTTATGTGGAACAAATCCTAAGGGCTGAATTTCTAAATCCCGAGCGATCAAGTACT CAATTGGATAAAATGAAACGGCTGCTTGCCGAGGCTGATGCTGCAGTTGAGGTACGAAAGAAACCACCCGAAGACAGTGGCCCAAAAATTCTTGGTGAAGGCCTCGTTATCGATGAATGG AAAGAGCGAAGGGAAAGGTATCTGGTTCGGCAACAGATCGAATTGGTCGACTCCTTATAG